From Thiomicrospira sp. XS5, one genomic window encodes:
- the rimP gene encoding ribosome maturation factor RimP produces the protein MILEEKIENLLKPTIESMGFQLWGCEYQPAGKHSTLRIYIDKDPEGVTVDDCGDVSRQVSAIMDVEDPISNAYMLEVSSPGMDRPLFRPEQYRAYEGQEVQLRTATAVMGRKRFKGTMTQVTEDGVVVEVDGEVYDIPFAQIDKANVVPQF, from the coding sequence GTGATTCTGGAAGAGAAGATTGAAAATTTGCTGAAACCAACCATTGAGAGCATGGGCTTTCAATTGTGGGGTTGCGAATATCAACCGGCGGGGAAACACTCGACCTTGCGCATCTATATCGACAAAGATCCAGAAGGGGTGACCGTCGATGATTGTGGTGATGTGAGCCGTCAGGTGAGTGCCATTATGGATGTGGAAGATCCGATTTCCAATGCGTATATGTTGGAAGTGTCTTCGCCGGGAATGGATCGCCCGTTATTTCGTCCAGAGCAGTATCGTGCTTACGAAGGACAGGAAGTTCAATTACGGACGGCAACGGCGGTGATGGGCCGCAAGCGTTTTAAAGGCACGATGACGCAAGTCACCGAAGACGGTGTCGTCGTTGAAGTGGATGGTGAGGTGTATGACATCCCGTTTGCTCAAATCGACAAAGCCAATGTGGTGCCGCAGTTTTAA
- a CDS encoding putative nucleotidyltransferase substrate binding domain-containing protein → MSVQQQLSFLKQVEPFSALNESALRSLAEALDVVYFPLGERLELSSDEAANESAFLYFVIKGHVAEFDENQRQIAVYGSHTFFGESFLLQRAAYRRYDVIEEAIAYRLPQAVFLAVVNQPEIEGFFIDDITAKLNRMHAQIQAESSSEALMGVVEDAPRQALIEVHETESIQSCVQRMQQLKTDACVVTFQGDDDKGIVTSIDLLNGLALGGYGVTDAVGSLATRPVMTVHQFDYLFNALLKMTKFRINRLVVRSDDAMLGILHQKDLMGMFANQSGLVVLSIQQAESFEELKNVADRIDQLVVNLNNRGVKTHYIAKLVNELHRKMLERVFEFLSPPEGLQKGCLLVMGSEGRAEQVIRTDQDNAFILPDHIDKPPGLAEFMQLFSARLVELGFPPCPGHIMVSNPVWTRSLSDFKQQLRDWMMEPSGDAFMNLSIFFDAEAVLGDESLLLEAKQTMMSWVDSNRHFLPHFAKSVLQFETPIGFFGKLVTDKHSKEPKIDLKKGGIFPIVHGVRCLALEHGVLKTNTHWRIKALMDQGVLTEHFGIELGETLNFLNTLRLESMVEQMQLEQTPDNLIRVSGLTQLQQDLLKDAFNVVNQFKKLIEQHYKLHAVM, encoded by the coding sequence ATGTCCGTTCAACAACAATTGAGTTTCCTGAAACAAGTCGAGCCATTTTCGGCGCTGAATGAATCGGCGTTACGGTCTCTGGCGGAAGCGTTAGATGTGGTGTATTTTCCTTTGGGTGAGCGTTTGGAGTTGTCCTCCGACGAAGCCGCAAACGAAAGTGCATTTTTGTATTTTGTGATTAAGGGCCATGTGGCCGAGTTCGATGAGAATCAACGTCAGATTGCGGTGTACGGTAGTCACACCTTCTTTGGCGAGAGTTTTTTACTGCAACGGGCGGCTTACCGGCGTTACGACGTGATTGAGGAAGCCATTGCCTATCGTTTGCCGCAGGCCGTTTTTTTAGCGGTGGTGAATCAGCCGGAAATCGAAGGGTTTTTCATTGACGATATTACCGCCAAACTGAACCGGATGCACGCCCAGATACAGGCGGAATCTTCCAGTGAGGCTTTGATGGGCGTGGTCGAAGATGCGCCGCGCCAAGCCTTGATTGAAGTGCATGAAACGGAAAGCATTCAATCCTGCGTACAACGGATGCAGCAACTGAAAACCGACGCCTGTGTGGTGACGTTTCAGGGCGATGATGATAAAGGGATTGTTACTTCGATTGACTTACTCAATGGCTTGGCTTTGGGCGGTTATGGGGTGACGGATGCCGTTGGCTCCTTGGCGACGCGTCCGGTGATGACCGTGCATCAGTTCGATTACCTGTTTAATGCGTTATTGAAGATGACCAAATTTCGCATTAACCGTTTGGTGGTGCGCTCGGATGACGCCATGCTGGGTATTTTGCATCAGAAAGACTTGATGGGTATGTTTGCCAACCAATCAGGCCTGGTGGTTTTGAGTATTCAGCAGGCTGAGTCGTTTGAAGAACTGAAAAACGTCGCGGACCGAATCGATCAACTGGTGGTGAACTTAAATAACCGTGGCGTCAAGACGCATTACATCGCCAAGCTGGTCAATGAATTGCACCGTAAGATGTTGGAGCGGGTTTTTGAGTTTTTGTCGCCGCCGGAAGGGCTGCAAAAAGGCTGTTTGTTGGTCATGGGCAGTGAAGGACGCGCCGAGCAGGTGATTCGCACCGACCAGGATAATGCGTTTATTCTACCGGATCATATTGATAAGCCACCAGGCCTGGCAGAATTTATGCAATTGTTCAGCGCCCGCTTGGTTGAGCTTGGGTTTCCCCCGTGTCCGGGGCACATCATGGTGTCGAATCCGGTTTGGACGCGCTCATTGTCCGACTTTAAACAACAATTGCGCGACTGGATGATGGAACCGTCCGGCGATGCGTTTATGAATCTATCGATTTTCTTTGATGCCGAAGCCGTGCTGGGGGATGAAAGCTTGTTGTTGGAGGCCAAACAGACCATGATGAGTTGGGTCGACTCCAATCGACATTTCCTGCCGCATTTTGCCAAATCCGTGTTGCAGTTTGAGACGCCCATCGGCTTTTTCGGTAAATTGGTGACGGATAAGCATTCCAAGGAACCGAAAATCGATTTGAAAAAAGGCGGTATTTTCCCGATTGTGCATGGCGTGCGTTGCCTGGCGCTAGAACATGGAGTTTTGAAAACCAATACCCATTGGCGCATTAAAGCCTTGATGGATCAAGGCGTGTTGACCGAGCATTTTGGCATTGAATTGGGGGAAACATTGAATTTTTTGAACACCTTACGTTTGGAATCCATGGTGGAGCAAATGCAATTGGAGCAAACGCCCGACAACTTAATTCGAGTGTCCGGGTTAACGCAGTTACAGCAGGATTTGCTGAAAGACGCCTTCAATGTCGTTAATCAATTCAAAAAATTGATCGAACAGCATTATAAGCTGCATGCGGTAATGTGA
- the infB gene encoding translation initiation factor IF-2, which yields MSQVSIKQFAETLKLSVDKLLSQLENAGVSGKKAADFLSDDEKMTLLNYLKGLHGDKVDTPKKVTLKRKQVQKLNLSSGSGKRTVNVEVRKKRTYVKKPETVEEQEPEVIEETVETPVPEEVVTAETAENAVEEAKPEVPAQEEALSTEEIIEAVAPEPVADTKDKKGKHDKKGKATKAKVSEKDEPKHKGKPKPKEKLSKKTLAMSGDQSFGRRRHKGGHKKSNQSANNEHGFQKPVEKQVREVPLGETIKVADLADKMAVKATEVIKTMMGFGSMVTINQVLDQETAQLVVEEMGHKPVLVNENQIEDDVVNQEYTGETVTRSPVVTIMGHVDHGKTSLLDYIRQAKVATGESGGITQHIGAYHVETGHGGVTFIDTPGHEAFTAMRARGAKVTDVVVIVVAADDGVMPQTKEAIQHAKAANLGMVIAINKMDKEGANPDRVMQELVNEEVVPEEWGGDVQFIRVSAKSGEGVDDLLDAILLQSEILELEAPLEGPAKGVVVESRLDKGRGPVATVLVQAGTLSKGDIALCGMEYGRVRALMNENGEQVKSAGPSIPVEILGMSGVPVAGDDMITVESERKAREVAMFRQSKHKEMKIARQQKAKLDNMFNKMEEGEVQNVNIILKADVQGSIEAIVDALVKLSNDEVKVSVISSGVGGITETDANLALASDALIFGFNVRADAKAKRLIDNEGIFLKYYSVIYEIVDEVKRAIEGKLEPEFKEEIIGVADVRDVFKAPKIGLIAGCMVTEGIVKRNNPIRVLRDNVVIYQGALESLRRFKDDVQEVRQGMECGIGVKDYNDVKVGDQIEVYERVAVKRTLS from the coding sequence ATGTCTCAAGTATCCATAAAACAGTTTGCTGAAACACTGAAATTATCGGTTGATAAGCTATTGTCTCAGCTCGAAAACGCTGGGGTGTCCGGTAAGAAAGCAGCGGATTTTTTGTCTGACGACGAAAAAATGACCCTTCTGAATTATTTGAAAGGCCTGCACGGTGATAAAGTTGATACGCCGAAAAAGGTCACATTGAAGCGTAAGCAGGTTCAAAAATTGAATTTATCTTCCGGTTCCGGTAAGCGTACCGTGAACGTGGAAGTGCGTAAAAAACGTACTTATGTGAAGAAGCCGGAAACGGTCGAAGAACAGGAACCGGAAGTCATCGAGGAAACGGTGGAAACGCCGGTGCCGGAAGAAGTGGTGACGGCGGAAACCGCAGAAAACGCCGTGGAAGAGGCGAAGCCGGAAGTACCGGCTCAGGAAGAAGCCTTGTCAACGGAAGAAATTATTGAAGCCGTTGCACCGGAACCGGTTGCGGACACCAAAGACAAGAAAGGTAAACACGACAAAAAAGGTAAGGCCACTAAAGCGAAAGTGAGTGAAAAAGACGAGCCGAAGCATAAAGGTAAGCCGAAACCAAAAGAAAAATTGTCCAAGAAAACTTTGGCGATGTCGGGTGATCAGTCTTTCGGTCGCCGCCGTCACAAAGGTGGGCATAAGAAATCGAACCAATCGGCGAATAACGAACATGGTTTCCAAAAACCGGTTGAAAAACAGGTTCGCGAAGTGCCATTAGGTGAAACCATTAAAGTCGCCGACTTGGCCGACAAAATGGCGGTTAAAGCGACGGAAGTCATCAAAACCATGATGGGCTTCGGCAGCATGGTCACCATCAACCAGGTGTTGGATCAGGAAACGGCTCAATTGGTCGTGGAAGAAATGGGTCACAAGCCGGTATTGGTGAATGAGAACCAAATTGAAGACGATGTGGTCAACCAGGAATACACGGGCGAAACCGTTACACGTTCGCCGGTGGTCACCATTATGGGTCACGTTGACCATGGTAAGACCTCTTTGTTGGATTACATCCGTCAAGCGAAAGTCGCAACCGGCGAGTCCGGTGGGATTACCCAGCACATCGGTGCCTATCATGTTGAAACCGGTCACGGCGGGGTGACCTTTATCGATACCCCGGGGCACGAAGCCTTTACGGCAATGCGTGCGCGTGGTGCGAAGGTCACGGACGTGGTGGTTATTGTGGTCGCCGCCGATGACGGTGTGATGCCGCAGACCAAAGAAGCCATTCAACACGCCAAAGCCGCCAACTTGGGGATGGTGATTGCCATCAACAAAATGGATAAGGAAGGCGCCAACCCGGATCGTGTGATGCAGGAACTGGTCAACGAAGAAGTGGTACCGGAAGAGTGGGGCGGTGACGTTCAGTTCATCCGTGTCTCCGCGAAAAGCGGTGAAGGTGTCGACGACTTGCTGGATGCGATTTTATTGCAATCCGAAATTTTGGAACTGGAAGCGCCGTTGGAAGGCCCTGCGAAAGGCGTTGTGGTCGAATCACGTCTGGATAAAGGGCGTGGGCCAGTGGCAACGGTATTGGTTCAAGCCGGTACCTTGTCAAAAGGCGACATCGCCTTGTGCGGCATGGAATACGGCCGTGTGCGTGCCCTGATGAACGAAAACGGCGAGCAGGTCAAAAGTGCCGGTCCGTCGATTCCGGTCGAAATTTTGGGGATGTCCGGTGTGCCGGTCGCGGGTGACGATATGATCACGGTTGAAAGTGAACGTAAAGCCCGTGAAGTGGCGATGTTCCGCCAGAGCAAGCACAAGGAAATGAAAATTGCCCGTCAGCAAAAAGCCAAGTTGGACAATATGTTCAATAAGATGGAAGAGGGCGAAGTTCAAAACGTCAACATTATCTTGAAAGCCGACGTGCAAGGTTCCATTGAAGCGATTGTGGATGCCTTGGTTAAATTGTCGAACGACGAAGTTAAAGTGTCGGTTATCTCCTCCGGTGTGGGTGGGATTACCGAAACCGATGCCAACTTGGCGTTGGCTTCCGATGCGTTGATCTTCGGTTTCAACGTGCGTGCGGATGCAAAAGCCAAGCGTTTGATTGACAACGAAGGTATTTTCCTGAAATATTACAGTGTTATCTATGAAATCGTTGACGAAGTGAAACGCGCCATCGAAGGGAAGCTGGAACCGGAATTCAAGGAAGAAATCATTGGTGTGGCCGATGTGCGTGATGTCTTTAAGGCACCGAAAATCGGCTTGATCGCCGGTTGTATGGTCACCGAAGGCATCGTTAAACGTAACAACCCAATTCGTGTCTTGCGCGATAACGTGGTGATTTATCAAGGTGCGTTGGAATCCTTGCGTCGCTTTAAAGACGATGTTCAGGAAGTGCGTCAAGGCATGGAATGCGGTATCGGCGTGAAAGACTACAACGACGTGAAAGTCGGCGACCAGATTGAGGTCTACGAGCGCGTTGCGGTCAAGCGTACCCTGAGTTAA
- the acs gene encoding acetate--CoA ligase: MSNNIESILHEDRVFKPTADFKSQANITEEKYHALKAKADEDYEGYWCDLAREKLDWSKDFTVGLDDSNAPFYKWFSDGELNASYNCIDRHLEEKEDKLAIIFEADDGSVEQYTYKELHDEVCRLANALTAQGIEKGDRVIIYMPMIPQAVFAMQACARIGAIHSIVFGGFSAEALRDRIEDAGARMVITANAGRRGGKSVPLKGAVDAALEKGGDSVRKVVVYHRTDDDVPMKDGRDISWHDAIAGMSNYHDAVMVNAEHPLFLLYTSGSTGKPKGIQHSTGGYLLNAYVTNEWVFDLKDSDVFWCTADVGWITGHTYVAYGPLAMGMTIVMFEGVPTYPDAGRFWQVCQDHGVTVFYTAPTAIRALMKFGDDLPKQYDLSKLRLLGTVGEPINPEAWIWYHDIIGRGECPIVDTWWQTETGAHMIAPVPGVTDLKPGSCTKPLPGIDAHIVDEEGVELTHGEGGYLVVRKPWPSMVRTIWNDDERFVDTYFAMFKNKYYVVGDSAHLDHDGNFWIMGRIDDVLNVSGHRLGTMEVESALVSHEHVAEAAVVGKPHDVKGESIFAFVVMNMEVPPGDERLALVQELRNHVAKEIGPIAKPDDIRFGSNLPKTRSGKIMRRLLRSIAKGEEITSDTSTLEDPSILDQFMQPHK, translated from the coding sequence ATGTCTAACAATATCGAGTCGATCTTACACGAAGATCGGGTATTTAAACCAACCGCCGACTTTAAGAGTCAAGCAAACATCACCGAAGAAAAGTACCATGCGTTGAAAGCCAAAGCGGATGAAGACTACGAAGGCTACTGGTGTGATCTGGCGAGGGAAAAACTGGACTGGTCCAAGGATTTCACGGTTGGGTTAGACGATTCGAATGCACCTTTCTACAAATGGTTCTCCGACGGTGAATTGAACGCTTCTTATAACTGTATCGATCGTCACTTGGAAGAAAAAGAAGACAAGCTGGCCATTATCTTTGAAGCGGATGACGGTTCGGTCGAACAGTACACTTACAAAGAATTGCACGACGAAGTCTGCCGTTTGGCCAATGCCTTAACCGCTCAAGGTATCGAAAAAGGCGACCGTGTCATTATTTACATGCCGATGATTCCGCAAGCGGTTTTCGCCATGCAGGCGTGCGCGCGTATCGGTGCCATCCACTCCATCGTATTTGGCGGTTTCTCAGCGGAAGCCTTGCGTGATCGGATTGAAGATGCCGGCGCTCGTATGGTGATCACGGCGAATGCCGGACGTCGTGGCGGGAAATCCGTTCCACTGAAAGGCGCTGTGGATGCGGCTTTGGAAAAAGGTGGGGATTCGGTTCGTAAAGTGGTTGTCTACCACCGTACGGATGATGATGTGCCGATGAAAGACGGGCGCGACATCTCTTGGCATGACGCCATTGCGGGCATGAGCAATTATCACGATGCGGTGATGGTCAATGCCGAACACCCATTGTTCTTACTTTATACGTCCGGTTCCACCGGCAAGCCGAAAGGGATTCAACACAGCACGGGCGGTTACTTGCTGAACGCCTATGTGACCAATGAATGGGTTTTTGACCTGAAAGACAGTGATGTCTTCTGGTGTACCGCCGATGTGGGCTGGATCACCGGTCATACTTACGTGGCGTATGGGCCTTTGGCGATGGGGATGACCATCGTGATGTTTGAAGGTGTTCCGACGTACCCGGATGCCGGTCGTTTCTGGCAAGTGTGTCAGGATCATGGTGTGACGGTGTTCTATACGGCGCCAACCGCGATCCGTGCCTTGATGAAATTCGGCGATGACTTGCCGAAGCAATATGATTTGTCCAAATTGCGCCTGTTGGGAACGGTGGGCGAACCGATCAACCCGGAAGCCTGGATTTGGTATCACGATATCATCGGTCGTGGCGAATGCCCGATTGTGGATACCTGGTGGCAAACCGAAACCGGCGCACACATGATTGCGCCGGTGCCGGGCGTGACCGATCTGAAACCAGGGTCTTGCACCAAGCCGCTACCGGGCATCGATGCGCACATCGTGGATGAAGAAGGCGTTGAATTGACGCACGGTGAAGGGGGCTACTTGGTGGTCCGTAAGCCGTGGCCGTCGATGGTGCGCACCATTTGGAACGACGATGAGCGTTTCGTGGACACCTACTTCGCGATGTTCAAAAATAAATATTATGTGGTGGGCGACAGTGCTCACTTGGATCATGATGGTAACTTCTGGATCATGGGGCGTATCGATGACGTGCTAAACGTATCCGGTCACCGTTTAGGAACCATGGAAGTCGAGTCGGCCTTGGTGTCGCATGAACACGTGGCGGAAGCCGCGGTGGTTGGGAAACCGCACGATGTGAAGGGCGAGTCCATCTTTGCCTTTGTGGTGATGAATATGGAAGTGCCACCGGGTGATGAGCGATTGGCACTGGTTCAGGAGTTGCGTAATCACGTGGCGAAAGAAATCGGTCCAATTGCCAAACCGGACGACATTCGTTTCGGCTCGAACTTGCCGAAAACCCGTTCCGGTAAGATTATGCGTCGTTTATTGCGCAGTATTGCCAAGGGTGAGGAAATCACCTCCGATACGTCGACGCTTGAGGATCCAAGTATTTTGGATCAGTTCATGCAGCCTCATAAATAA
- the nusA gene encoding transcription termination factor NusA, whose amino-acid sequence MSKEVLAVVEIMSNEKGVDKDIIFEAIEAALATATRKSHNDEIDARVSIDRDTGDYETFRRWEVIEDDVEIEDHVGWYLRHMDAVDIDPHIEPGQYIEEPIESIEFGRIGAQTAKQVIIQKVREAERKKVVEEYAKRVGEIMTGQVKRIDRGDVILDLGDNVDAIIPRSELINREVFKMGDRVRAYVQDVSFRPRGPQIFMSRACKEMLIELFKIEVPEIGDDLIDIMSAARDVGLRAKVAVRANDPRLDPIGACVGMRGGRVQAVTNELSGERIDIVLWDSNDAQYVINAMAPAEVTSIMVDEDKHTMDLAVDDEQLSQAIGKNGQNIRLATELTGWELNVMSESDMASKHETESQGQVALFVNSLDVDEDLAEVLVAEGFTTLEEVAYVPTAEMLEIDGFDDDIVSVLKDRAKDALLTQAIANEEKTAMAEPAQDLLDLEGMTDDLAKSFAAQGIVTQEDLAELGTDELLEMVEMDEQAASELIMKARAPWFE is encoded by the coding sequence ATGAGTAAGGAAGTTTTAGCCGTTGTTGAAATCATGTCCAACGAAAAAGGCGTGGATAAGGATATTATTTTCGAAGCCATTGAGGCTGCGTTGGCGACCGCAACTCGCAAAAGCCACAATGACGAAATCGATGCCCGCGTTTCTATTGACCGTGACACAGGGGATTACGAAACGTTCCGTCGTTGGGAAGTGATTGAAGACGACGTTGAAATTGAAGACCATGTGGGCTGGTACCTACGTCACATGGACGCTGTGGACATTGATCCGCACATTGAACCGGGACAGTACATTGAAGAGCCAATCGAATCCATCGAATTTGGCCGCATCGGTGCACAAACCGCCAAACAAGTTATTATCCAAAAAGTACGTGAAGCCGAGCGCAAAAAAGTGGTGGAAGAATACGCCAAGCGCGTCGGGGAAATCATGACCGGTCAGGTAAAACGTATCGACCGTGGTGATGTGATTTTGGACTTGGGCGATAATGTCGATGCCATTATCCCGCGCTCCGAGTTGATTAACCGTGAAGTGTTCAAAATGGGCGATCGTGTTCGTGCTTATGTACAAGACGTTTCGTTCCGCCCGCGAGGGCCACAGATTTTCATGTCTCGTGCCTGTAAAGAAATGCTGATTGAATTGTTCAAGATCGAAGTGCCGGAAATCGGTGATGACTTGATTGATATCATGAGCGCGGCGCGCGACGTTGGTTTGCGTGCCAAAGTAGCGGTACGTGCCAATGACCCACGTCTGGACCCGATTGGGGCCTGTGTGGGCATGCGCGGCGGTCGTGTACAAGCGGTGACCAACGAACTGAGCGGTGAGCGTATTGATATTGTCCTTTGGGACTCTAACGACGCCCAGTACGTGATCAATGCCATGGCACCGGCGGAAGTCACGTCCATTATGGTGGACGAAGATAAACACACCATGGACTTGGCGGTGGACGATGAACAGTTGTCGCAAGCCATCGGTAAAAACGGTCAAAACATTCGTTTGGCGACAGAGCTGACCGGGTGGGAATTGAACGTTATGTCCGAAAGTGACATGGCATCGAAGCATGAAACGGAATCGCAAGGTCAAGTGGCCTTGTTTGTGAACAGCCTGGACGTGGACGAGGACTTAGCTGAAGTGCTGGTCGCCGAAGGCTTTACGACGCTTGAAGAAGTGGCTTATGTGCCGACTGCGGAAATGTTGGAAATCGACGGTTTTGACGACGATATCGTTTCCGTATTGAAAGATAGAGCCAAGGACGCGCTTTTGACTCAAGCAATTGCGAATGAAGAAAAAACAGCTATGGCTGAACCTGCACAAGACCTGCTGGATTTGGAAGGGATGACGGATGATCTGGCAAAATCATTTGCCGCTCAAGGTATCGTCACTCAAGAAGATCTGGCGGAACTCGGAACGGACGAGTTGTTAGAAATGGTCGAAATGGACGAGCAGGCCGCGAGCGAGCTGATTATGAAAGCACGCGCGCCATGGTTCGAATAA
- a CDS encoding cation acetate symporter, with protein MKVGIHKLLALLVLVVMPVSAYAAGIDVTAPVEKETNWSAISMFVVFVGATIYITYWAAQRTKSAKDFYAAGGGITGLQNGLAIAGDYMSAASFLGITGMVYLKGYDGLIFAIGFLVGWPIILFLMSERLRNLGKFTFADVAAYRFQQTPIRVLAAFGGIAVVILYLIAQMVGAGKLIELLFGLDFNYAVVMVGVLIIAYVSFGGMLATTWVQIIKAVLLLSGATFIAVAVMYNMGFSFETLFKTAVEQRDGNMDILFSGGFVSDPVNAISLGIALMFGTAGLPHILMRFFTVPDAKEARKSVFYATGFIGYFYILAFIIGFGAIAMVVASEYMDGSKLIGGNNMAAIHLSHVIGGDFFLGFISAVAFATILAVVSGLTLAGASAISHDIYANVINKDATEEQETKVARISTFVIGALAIIFGIGFKDQNIAFVVALAFTIAASANFPVLIMSMFWSKMTTRGAVIGGWLGLISAVVMVVLGPVVWTQILGMGDAIVPYKFPALFTVIIAFVSIWFFSITDKSVRAKEDLDGFEAQYVRSQTGIGAEGASNH; from the coding sequence ATGAAGGTAGGAATTCATAAGTTATTGGCCTTATTGGTTTTGGTTGTCATGCCGGTATCGGCTTATGCGGCTGGGATTGATGTCACGGCTCCGGTTGAGAAAGAGACCAACTGGTCGGCTATTTCAATGTTTGTCGTCTTTGTCGGCGCCACCATCTACATCACTTACTGGGCGGCCCAGCGTACCAAGTCTGCTAAAGACTTTTATGCGGCCGGTGGCGGCATTACCGGGCTTCAGAACGGTCTGGCCATTGCGGGTGACTATATGTCCGCGGCTTCGTTCTTGGGGATTACCGGGATGGTGTACTTGAAAGGGTATGACGGTCTGATCTTTGCCATCGGTTTCTTGGTGGGCTGGCCGATTATCCTGTTCTTGATGTCTGAGCGCTTGAGAAACTTGGGTAAATTCACGTTTGCCGACGTCGCGGCTTACCGTTTCCAACAAACACCAATTCGTGTGTTGGCGGCTTTTGGCGGGATTGCGGTTGTTATCCTGTATTTGATCGCGCAAATGGTTGGTGCCGGTAAGCTGATCGAGTTGTTGTTCGGTTTGGACTTCAACTATGCGGTTGTGATGGTCGGTGTCTTAATCATTGCTTACGTCTCCTTTGGTGGGATGTTGGCGACGACTTGGGTACAAATCATCAAGGCGGTGCTATTGTTGTCCGGTGCGACTTTTATCGCTGTAGCGGTGATGTACAACATGGGCTTCAGCTTTGAAACCTTGTTTAAAACCGCGGTTGAACAACGCGATGGCAATATGGACATCCTGTTCTCCGGTGGTTTTGTTTCCGACCCTGTTAATGCGATTTCCTTGGGGATTGCCCTGATGTTTGGTACGGCGGGTCTGCCGCACATCCTGATGCGTTTCTTCACGGTTCCGGATGCGAAAGAAGCGCGTAAGTCGGTATTCTATGCGACTGGCTTTATCGGCTACTTCTACATTCTCGCGTTCATCATCGGTTTCGGTGCGATTGCGATGGTGGTAGCGTCTGAATACATGGATGGTTCCAAGCTGATCGGTGGTAACAACATGGCGGCGATTCACTTGTCGCACGTGATTGGTGGTGACTTCTTCCTAGGGTTCATCTCAGCGGTGGCTTTCGCGACGATTTTGGCTGTGGTATCCGGGTTGACTTTGGCGGGTGCATCTGCGATTTCGCATGACATCTACGCGAACGTCATCAATAAGGATGCGACTGAAGAGCAAGAAACCAAAGTGGCGCGTATTTCTACGTTTGTCATCGGTGCCTTGGCGATTATTTTCGGTATCGGCTTTAAGGACCAAAACATCGCCTTCGTGGTGGCATTGGCCTTTACGATTGCCGCGTCTGCAAACTTCCCTGTGTTGATCATGTCCATGTTCTGGAGCAAGATGACAACCCGTGGTGCCGTAATCGGTGGCTGGTTGGGTCTGATCTCCGCTGTGGTCATGGTTGTTCTTGGTCCGGTTGTGTGGACACAGATTCTGGGTATGGGCGATGCCATCGTGCCATATAAGTTCCCGGCTCTGTTCACGGTCATCATTGCCTTTGTTTCCATCTGGTTCTTCTCCATTACCGATAAGTCGGTCCGTGCGAAAGAAGACTTGGATGGCTTTGAAGCGCAATACGTTCGATCTCAAACTGGGATCGGTGCTGAAGGTGCCTCGAATCACTAA
- a CDS encoding DUF485 domain-containing protein: protein MEQSKIEKIKNLPEYQQLVKERTGLAWKLSIAMLVVYYGYILLLAFDPAFFTAIISGQYISIGFPVGVAIIIFAFLLTGYYVRKANSDFDELTAKIKKEVE from the coding sequence TTGGAACAGTCTAAAATTGAGAAGATTAAAAATCTTCCGGAGTATCAACAGCTCGTTAAAGAGCGTACGGGGCTGGCGTGGAAGCTTTCCATTGCCATGCTGGTTGTGTATTACGGGTATATCCTGCTGTTGGCATTTGATCCGGCCTTTTTCACGGCCATTATCAGCGGTCAATACATTTCGATCGGTTTTCCGGTTGGGGTCGCCATCATTATCTTTGCGTTTTTGTTGACGGGCTATTACGTCAGAAAAGCGAATTCGGATTTTGATGAATTAACAGCAAAAATCAAAAAAGAGGTTGAATAA
- a CDS encoding 3'-5' exonuclease: protein MWSSLRRKWNRRQLKDERFAFLFDALPPDDEVVCFDCETTGLNPKKDKIVSLSAVKIRGQEVLTSEALNLTLTQDAAISEQSIKVHWIRNEDTLHGLSEREAIERFLLFIGSRPLVGYYLEFDVAMVNQVLKPWLGITLPNPQIEVSALYYDYKEDPIPKKVIDLSFDAILQELALPNFGQHDAFSDALMTALIYIKLKNLDGA, encoded by the coding sequence ATGTGGTCGTCGTTGCGCCGAAAATGGAATCGCCGCCAGCTAAAAGACGAACGTTTCGCGTTTTTGTTCGATGCGTTGCCGCCGGACGACGAGGTCGTGTGTTTTGATTGCGAAACCACAGGGTTAAATCCCAAAAAAGATAAAATCGTCTCTTTGAGCGCGGTGAAGATTCGCGGGCAGGAAGTTTTAACCAGCGAAGCGCTGAACCTGACGTTGACCCAGGACGCGGCCATTTCCGAACAAAGCATTAAGGTGCACTGGATTCGCAACGAAGACACTTTGCACGGCTTGAGTGAGCGGGAAGCCATTGAACGTTTTTTGCTCTTTATCGGTTCTCGGCCATTGGTGGGGTATTATTTGGAGTTCGATGTGGCGATGGTGAACCAAGTACTGAAACCTTGGCTGGGCATCACTTTGCCGAACCCACAGATCGAGGTATCGGCGCTGTATTACGATTACAAAGAAGACCCGATTCCGAAAAAAGTCATTGATTTGTCGTTTGACGCCATCTTACAAGAGCTGGCGCTACCGAATTTCGGGCAGCACGATGCATTCAGTGATGCCTTGATGACGGCGTTGATTTACATCAAACTGAAGAATTTAGACGGCGCTTGA